From the genome of Bacteroidales bacterium:
TTAGGAGTGCTATTTTCAGAGCAAGGCAAATATACAAAGTCATTACATTACTATAAACAAGCAGCTGTTATTTACGATTCTTTAGATAATCAATTTGATTTAGGAAAGACCTATAATAATATTGGCAATATCTATTGGTGTACAGAAAATTACGAAACGGCTCAATTATATTATAATAAGAGTTTAAATATTCGTCATGAGCAAAATGATGATACGGGCGAAGCTTATGTGCTAAATAATTTAGGAATGTTATCAGGAAGTAGAGGCGATTTTGTTTCTGCTGCAGATTATTTTGAAAAATCATTGGAACTTTTTGAAAGACAGAAAAACAGAAACGGAATACTATTAACCACATATAATTTAGGAGAGGTTTATGCTGCAACACATCAATTTCAAAAAGCTGAAAAACATTATTACCAAAGCTTAGCTATAGCTCAAGAAGATGGCGCATTTGATGATGAATTGGATAATCTAAGAAGTTTAACAGATTTATACAAAGAGAATAAAGATTATAAAAAAGCCTTTGAAGTTTTTGACAGATATGTTACACTTAAGGATTCTTTAAGGAAATATTCTAACACCAATCAAATGATTGAATTAGAAGCTCGTTTTGATAAAGAAAAGAAAAAAACAACCTTAGCTTTTTTGCAACAAAAAATTGATAAAGAAAAGAAAAAAGCAAGTATAATTTATTGGAGTATGGGTTTAATTATACTTCTTTTCGTATCTGGTATTACTGCTCTTTTCTTAGTTTTTAGGAAACAAAATTTAAAAGCAGTTCATCAAAAATATCTTTTAAGTCAACAGTTTCTACAATATCAAATGAATCCCAATTTTTTGCATCAATCGTTGAATTATATTCGTGATTTTTTATACAAAAACAAAACTCAAGAAGCGGGGATTTATTTATCAAATTTTGCACGACTAATACGCACTTTTATAGAACATTCCACTTCTGAAGAAATAAATTTAGAAACAGAATTAGAGACAGTAGAACATTATTTTAAATTACGACAAGCAGGTTATGAAACAGCCTTTTCTTATAAAATTGAAATTGATGAAGAGCTTGAGCCTGAATTTATTCAACTTCCTCCATTTTTATTATTTCCTTTTATTGATATTTTATTAGGTCGTTTTGGTTTGAGCGATACTTTAAATATAAAACTTCAATTAAAAGCTAGTGAAAAATACCTGCTGTATAATACATATATTGATTTTTCGGGAAGCCATTTTTTGGATATTGATGATTTAAGACAAACACTTGAAGTTGTTTCCGAATCTGCCGAAATCAGAATGGATTTAATTTATAAGCTAACAAAGAAAAAAATAGAATTGAATTATAATTTAGAAATTAAAAAAGCGAATAAAAACCTTCTTTTACTACTTAAAGTACCTTTATCATCTTAGGCAAAA
Proteins encoded in this window:
- a CDS encoding tetratricopeptide repeat protein is translated as MKLIIRYFLLLILLFFFVRTTVQAQFSVDSILLLADKSIPEKRITHYFTISDFYINQNPKLALKYSNEALALANSLEDDELISEAFKKIGAVYLQMKKFNFAEKYFKQAQDIYVKNKNKRGIADINRFLGTLAADCGDLDKAKTYYDESISIATGIYDTSLMIRSSVLLGNVWMKNDNYEQALRYYNSALVLQENNKCCIEEEARIYNNLGVLFSEQGKYTKSLHYYKQAAVIYDSLDNQFDLGKTYNNIGNIYWCTENYETAQLYYNKSLNIRHEQNDDTGEAYVLNNLGMLSGSRGDFVSAADYFEKSLELFERQKNRNGILLTTYNLGEVYAATHQFQKAEKHYYQSLAIAQEDGAFDDELDNLRSLTDLYKENKDYKKAFEVFDRYVTLKDSLRKYSNTNQMIELEARFDKEKKKTTLAFLQQKIDKEKKKASIIYWSMGLIILLFVSGITALFLVFRKQNLKAVHQKYLLSQQFLQYQMNPNFLHQSLNYIRDFLYKNKTQEAGIYLSNFARLIRTFIEHSTSEEINLETELETVEHYFKLRQAGYETAFSYKIEIDEELEPEFIQLPPFLLFPFIDILLGRFGLSDTLNIKLQLKASEKYLLYNTYIDFSGSHFLDIDDLRQTLEVVSESAEIRMDLIYKLTKKKIELNYNLEIKKANKNLLLLLKVPLSS